The sequence below is a genomic window from Gossypium hirsutum isolate 1008001.06 chromosome A11, Gossypium_hirsutum_v2.1, whole genome shotgun sequence.
AAGATAAAGGCATCCATTCTCAATCAATGCTTTATCTTTTCATTACTTCACCATGAATGGTGTTCCAAAAAGCATAATTTAATGTGCGGTAGAAATGAAAATTTCACTTCTCTCTCTAAATTGTTGGTgagtatataatataaaattgagACCGAAAGATCTTAATTTAAATTTCACCCGTGTGTAAATAGTCTCTCACTGTGAAGCATACTTGCAACCATAAATCAAAAACAAGCATTAACAACCAAATGGATAATTGAAAAAATGTTTTAGAGAAGAAGATGAAACATGCCCAAGTGGTAAAGACCATTGTGAGGATGATCCTGAAGGCATGAACAGATCATATGTTGGAATGCCAGTATACccataaatgaaaaaattattctAGTAATCACAATTAAAGATCTGTGTATGATGAACAAATTCAGGTTTGAATAAGGTCAAAAATATACTTTTAATAATCTAGAAAATGTATAGTAGGAAGGGGAAAAACGAGACTTTTCTTTCTGCTAATAAAGATAATCTTTTAGGTGAAACAATAGctaaaattaagttttaattgtCCTAAAACTTTTAAaggaaaattaatatatattttttaaacctgATTATCTttgaaaatatcaatttaattttaaatatgttaactgaatttttttattaaatacaacaatatttaataaatttaattaggcaggcttataaaattaaaatatgtagaACACATTTTTCACACTAGTACATGTGCATCaatcatgtacatatataatgTTTTGTTTCAATAttgtcaaattaaattatttattagaatatttctataattaatttgaCTTTTGTGGCATGTTAAATATAATCCCAACCTTCATTACATTATGATCGTCTCAACCAAAGGGTTTGACCTTATAGAATCTCGTAacattgacaataatattaaaaacattctAATGTTATAAACAGTGAGTGACATTTAGCGATGCATCACTACTATCCAAGTCGTGAAAGCCAAGAAGTGGTGGTTCAATATGGTTTTCTGTGATTAAAGAtatttaagaataatcatatttaagGATTTTCAAATTTCGATTAAAACCAAATTAATCGATCGAACCGATCTAATTTGATTAACCGATTTAATTCAATCGGAGgtcgattaataattttttgaaaattcgaTTATTGATTAATTCGAAATCGGGTAATTAATCAAACTtgataattaataatacaaattatatgtaattttaatttgattaatttaaccaaataaacattatcaatttatttttttatatgttttatatttgttttaataaaaaaatttataaatttcgattaatttaGTTAACCAACCGAATTAGCCGAAATATTTAGGTTcggttacttttttttttaaaatcgattcggttaaaggattaaaaaattcaattaatattaATTCGATTCAATTAATCGTTTAAATACCCCTAATCGTATTACtcttaggactttattattaaataatttatttaatacatagaAATAAACATTGAAAAAACAATGGCTATACCTTTTGATTACAATCCTATCATGATTGACCTAACCTTATAGTTAAAAAATAATTGGTTATTAACTTCCGATACGTGTGTAAGACAAGTatgtttaacattttttttatttatttagatcataTCATATTCTTATTCCTACGCCACACATGGGTGGATACAAGTACTTAAACAAAGAATCGAAGCTAAGTAGAACATCCAAGATCTTAATGCCTTAATCACAATTTATCAAGAGAAGTTTTCGAAAGATCATCCACTGAACAACTGGTCAGTCCCCAACAACGGTCTGGTATGATCCCCATGCCGAGATTCGTCTCCCTCCTCTGGGAAAACCTCGGCTCACAAAATGGAAGCACCTaactcacaaaaaaaaaatgtgaggATTTATCTTTGATGGGATTTGAACCCATAAATGCCATATAAGGTACGAGTTCAAACCCCAACAAATGCAAATACTCACATTCCCTTTATTGGTTAAGTGCTCCCACTCCATAAACCCCTCAAAGCTCTCTACAGAAGCGAAAGACAAAACCCCGCATGAGCAAAATACCCAACCATTGTTGGGGGCCGACCAGCTGCCTAACGAACAACACTTTGGAGACTTCTCTTGATCAACAGTATCAATTAATAATTCTTCATCCAACACCTGAATTGCAACCTTGATACTGACTATAAAATGATCAATACTAATGCATGGCCCTTCAAATGTGACAATTACATAAATCATTCCTTTTTTTGAGCATCATTGATAAAAACCATAGAGAATACAACTTACAAATTGCCTCAATAAACTGATAACCCGTCTTTCCCTAATACTATCCTTCTATAATGTCTACCATTGGGAACCTTTATCGATTACCCTTATTCATTTACTCGTATTAATTTCCTAAGAACCTCCTAAAGAACTGATATTTTCTTCAAATATATTGAAAGGACCAACAAGTTAAGCACAAAACTTACTAAAACATAGGTTTTCTAAGATATTCCATTTCTATAAGGATAGCATTAGGGCATTGGCATATCAATACAGGGTCAATACACCCAATTTATTCCCAAATTCTTCTGAACAGCCATTGAAACTCGATAGGTAAATATCAGATTGTGATCCCAAACAATCCAATGACTTCTTCATCATCACCGAAAGCGTAAATCCAATTAGAAAATCTTTGAACAACACATTCATCAACAGCAAATAGAACTTACTGAAAGGACCAGCAAGTTAGGCACTAAACTAGCTACAGCACAATTCTTCTAAGATATTCCATATTTATAGGGATAGCATTACGGCACTAACATATCAATACATTGCAAATAAACCCAACTTATTTTCAAATTCTTCTGAATATTAGATTATGATCAGAGACAAGCTAATGACTTCATCATCATCGAAagtaaatccaaataaaaaaaacccatCAAATTTTAACAACTACAAACCCTTCAACCGTTCCAAAAAGAACCCAATTTTTGTTTAAATTGCAAATTTTATCGACAGCAAAGAACTGAAATTTTCTTAGAACCTACCCAAAAGGATCAGAAAGTTAAGCACTAAACTAGATACACTACACAATTTTTCTAAGATATTCCATATTTACAAGGATAACTTTAGTGCCGATAAacctaatttattttcaaattcttttgaACATCCATTGAAACTCGATAAGTAAATATTAGATTACGATCCCAAATAAGCCAAACGACTTCATCATCATCGAAAAgggaaatcaaattttaaaaacccaTAAAATTTAAACAGCTACAAGCCCTTCaactgttaaaaaaaaaaagaagaagaaaaggaatcCATCTTTTTATTCGAACTACACATTTTATCAACAGAAAATCAAAAGCGTTCACAAAGATCCGTACCCCCTATAGATCCAGATTGAAGTTTGTTTCACAACATCTCAGTCAGAAGAAGATGACGACGACTCGGCGGCGAGTTTTTCAAGGGCTTTTTGATGTGCCCAAGTCTCGATAGTGAGATCGGGCTTGGCGTTGAGACCGACACCGAGGATAACGATGGTGAGGAAGCTCGTGACGTAGCAAGGAAATTCCCAATCTTCCCATTTACGGGATTGACCAGGTGGTGGTGGTGTCCTATTGAAGAGGTAACCATTGGGCCGTTCTTGGTGACCGGGCGTCGTCCACCGGCTTGGACCATCGTGGGAGGAGAAGGACCGGGAGAAGAGTCGGCGGCGGAGCATGTTGGTCAAAGCCATCGTGGTGGTGGTGGCGATGGTAGAAGCCTAGCCTTGAAAGATCAAGGATAAATTCGGGGGGACTCGCTTTAGGGATTTTATTTGGTTAGTTATTTACTTAGCTTCCTGATAGTGAGAAATGCTCTCTACACGACATCGTTTAATGTTTGGCCTAAgccaaaataaaaatgtaaatccACCTGTTAGTACATTTATTATTCAATGAATCAGTTCAATTTATGtaatattcaaaatataaaaaagaaaatcaaatttcaacAGATTTACATAGctatattttttaagaatttattattctacaaatgaaatattttttttggaattgaataataaataaaaaatattttttatgtcattttttaaattataaatattaaacatattcaAGTTTCATCTTTAATAATACCGAAAATCATCAAGCAACTTGGTGATGGTATACCCACTCAAAGAGAGCCCTAAGGTAACAAAGTATGTCAATGTAAAGAATTTACATGATCAAATGCTTCAAACTTCTTCACTTGTTGACCATATAAGAAGAATCTCGATTTCTCCTGCAACTAATTGAGCTAGGTCACGCATTATGAATCGGGattttactttactatatatttgaaaaagactaaattttgaaaaatattgagCTCCAATATCTTTACTCCATAgtttagcttcttctttttctgtCTTCCATAACAAACTCATGTATTCTTCTTTAAAGCATCGCAAACACTGTGCAGATTGGCACTCAAACAGTATATAGGTCAAGtttaaagaatcaaaatattatttaaatggcACTCAAATTGTTAGCTTTGTGTTCAAAGAAAGCTTTAATCTACAATATCATTTAAGTGAAGTTCTCTTTTCAGGTTTGGGTTATAGTTACTGCAGTATAGCACGGCCTTAGCACCATGGTGTTAGAGCATAAGCCAACAGATAGAATCACTTAAACTGAAAGCCAATAACATGTTTGGTCCGATTGATATCTTTAAACCAACAAAGGGATGGGGTAACAAGAAAGAAAGTAGATGGTAGTGTGGAATGAGAAGATGATCGTTTTCATTTCATTGATTGAAGTATTCGTATCTGACACCTATATCCGAACAAAAATGCGAGGATGGAAAATCCTCTAACATTTTCCCCTACTCCTAAATTCTCAATCACAATTCTATCAAGTAAAATAGTCTTTTCCTCCGTACCATACATGTCAAACACAAGTATATTCAAAATTCTTATTCCCATGCCACATATAGGATGGATACAAGTACTCAAAAAACCGAAGAATCGAAGCTATCACAATCCTATTGGTCAATAATCCTTCATTATACTAACTACTAAATGCTTAACACTAATGTATGGCCCTTCACATATAACAATAACATAAatcattccttttttttttccccttctttGTACCATAAGCATCATTGATAAAAACCAAGTAGAATACAACTTACATATTGCCTCAATAAACTAAATAGTAATAATACCTTAAAAGAGATCCCATCCCAACAGCCATAAGGGGTCAACTGATAACCCGTCTTTCCCTAATACTATCCTTGTGTAACTTCTACCATTCGGAACCTTTACGGATATGCCATATTCATTTACTCCATAATACTACCTCTAGTCAAATGTTGGGTTCTTAATTTACTAAAGAACTGATATTTTCTTCAAACCTATTGAAAGGACCAACAAGTTAAGCACTAGGGTAAACTAGCTAGAGTACAGTTTTTCTAAGATATTCCATGTCTGTAATGATAGCATTAGGGCATAAGCATATCAATAAACCCAATTTATTCCCAAATTCTTCTGAACATCCATTGAAACTCGATAAAATATTAGATTATGAACAGAAACAGGCTAATGACTTCATCATCGTCATCGAAAGCATAAATCCAATTAAAAAACCCATAAAATTTCAACAACTACAAACCCTTTGAACAACACATTTATCAACAGAAAATACAACCTACCAAAAGGACCAGCAAGTTAAGCACAAAACTAACTACAACACAATTCTTCTAAGATATTCCATATTTATAGGGATAGCTTTAGGGCACAAGCATATCAACGTATTGCAAATAAACCCAACTTATTTTCAAATTCTTCTGAACATCCATTGAAACTTGATAAGTAAATATCAGATTATGAACAGAAACAAGCTAATGAATTCATTATCGTCATTGAAAGCATAAATccaattaaaaacacataaaatttCAACAACTACAAACCGTTTGAACAACACATTTATCAACAGAAAATAGAACCTACCAAAAGGACCAGCAAGTTAAACACTAAATTAACTACAGACAATTCTTCTAAGAAATTCCATTTTTGTAAGGATAGCATTAAGGCAGTAGCATATCAATACATTGCAAATAAACCCAACTTATTTTCAAATTCTTCTGAACATTAGACTATGATCAGAAACAAGCCAATGATTTCTTCATCATCGAATGCGTAAATCCAACTAAAAAAAGCCATAAAAATTTAACTACAAATCCTTCACCcgttacaaaagaaaaaaaaaacccaatttttgtTTAAACAGCACATTTTATAAACAGCAAACTGAAATTTTCTTAGAAACTACCCAAAAGGACCAGAACGTTAAGCCCTAAACTAACTACTGTACCATTTTTCTATGAAATTCCATATTTATAAGGATAATTTTAGGGCAATGGCATATCAATACAGGATCAATAAacctaatttattttcaaaatcttttgAACATCCATTGAAACTCGATAAGTAAATATTAGACAACGATCCCAAATAAGCCAACgacttcatcatcatcatcgaaAACGTAAAATTAAAAACCCATAAAATTTCAACAACTAAaagtgttaaaaaaaaaaagaacccgtCTTTTTATTCGAACTACACATTGAAATCAAAAGCGTTCGCAAAGATCCGTACCCCAGATCGCGGTCGAAATTTGCTTCAAAACATCTCAGTCAGAAGAAGAAGACGACGACTCGGCAGCTAGTTTTTCAAGGGCTTTCTGATGTGCCCAAGTCTCGATAGTGAGATCGGGCTTGGCGTTGAGACCAACACCGAGGATGACGATGGTAAGGAAGCTCGTGACGTAGCAAGGCAACTCCCAATCTTCCCATTTACGGGATTGGCCCGGAGGTGCTGGGGTCCTGTTGAAGAGGTAACCATTGGGTCGTTCCTGGTGACCGGGCGACGTCCACCGGCTTGGACCGTCGTGGGAGGAGAAATCCCGGGAAAAGAGTCGGCGGCGGAGCATGGTGGTCAAGGCCATCGTAGTAGTGGTGGTGGTGGCTTAGCCTTGAAAGATCAAGGGTGAATTTGGGGATTCTTTGGGGGGTTTTATTTGGTTAGTTATTAGATTCTTGATAGTGAGAAATCACTTAATACGACATCGTTTAAAGTTAGGACTAAGCAAAATAAATAAGGGTTAACTACACtcaaagtcactaaactattaacaagtttacgttttgatcaattaattttcaaaagttataaaatggtcactgaactattcgaaagttttaatttaagtcactaaattattcaaaagttttttatttaagtcaatgGGCTGTTAAGTTTTCTTTGCATCAGTGCCCATCGACGAATAGAAAAACATATCTTATATCGAAGTTGTTTGATGGTTAGTGtcgaaaattagagaaaaaaattgTCTGAATTTTGATTCGCGTATTCTGATGTTCAAAtatatttcatgaaaaaatattgaattttagaaTTGAAGGGGAATGAGAGTTTTCGATTGGTGCATGCAATACGAACAGAGAATGCCATACAAGAACGATTTCAATAgtataaaaacttaaataaaattttttaaataatttagtaaccttgtgtgaaaaataaatatgtactCTTTAttgaaaataggatgaatttgaattaattttacatttgataaaaatattttttatattttatatttataaaaataagaaggaaaaattatatatacaatTCTAATTTTAATGCACAACAAAGTTATAAACCATTTATAATaatcagatatatatatatacacatttcttaacaagatattatttttattttatataaatttttaattgattatgtTGGGTTAATACATCATTTGACACTTGAGTTtgactttaatatttaatttggtacgTGAGTTTTTTTTCCCAATTTAATGCCTGAGTTtggttttaaaattcaatttaatatccAAGCCAAACAATATCATGTGGACTAATGAATATTTAACACTTGTGCTTTAGTAAAAAGCATACATACTTAATTGGGACAAAAAGAAACTCAAGTTCTAATTTAAATATTGAAACCAAACTCAAGTGCTTAATTGTGACAAAAAAGAAAACCTCAAGTACTGTTGATGTAGGGATCAAACAGGGCGGGGGAGAAAGTGAGGATGAGTGGTTTACCTCGCTCAAAGCAAGATGAGAGTCAACGGAGTTGGTGGATGGCAATGAAGTTAGGACCGAGAGATAAAGTTGAAAAAGGGGTGTCTCACGAGAGAGTAGAAGAGAGTGGAAGGAGAGAGAATCGTCTCATTTTCTGCCAAAACTGTGGGCTTTTATACCCTTAGCTGCAATCTCGAGTTCTTATTAGTTGGTTAAAAGCAAGTAGCCAAGTAGTCCGCCACTATAGACGTAGGTAGGGTGGCAATTGAACATGCTTTCAATCATTTCGAATGGGACATAATAGTTGGAATTATATATAGCAATTAGTGAGTGGAGTTCACACAAGTGTTAAGTCGAGGAGTGTTCCCAAAAGGATGTCCTAAAGAGGTAAGTAGGACCTTTATGATGTCATGATGAGAGTGTATCTGAGAGATTATTCTCGAGAAATAAGGATGTAATAAGTgtcaaattaaatattgaaatcaaactcatatatcaaattaaacattaaaattatattcaagtatcaaataatacattaacctattttctttttgttttgatttttttccttattaGCTCAAAACCAGTACAAGAGATAtggataataatttttttaacatttataagATACAAATTACCAATATAAGATACAAAACCAGTACAAGAGATAtggataataatttttttaacatttataagATACAAATTACTATAGATGCCAACATAATTATGTAATTCtctattctttataatttttaagtttgcGGTGGAACGTTTATttgcgattagtgtaaaaatagtggtAACAATGAGATTAGATATTATagtatgaaataaaaagaaagctAAACGCACCGTACTAGAGGTAAATGTCCATCTAAAGGGACCCTTAGTTCAATTGATATCATTATCATTACAACAATCaagaaaatatgaatttaaatacaCTAAAACGTATTTTCTTTCTGATTGTTAATAGAAATAAGTATTGTAGTTGacaaaataatttaacaacataaaaaaaaggatttaatatttttatttgaactcTCTTAACAAAATTACGATGAGGAGTTGTGATATTGTTGCTGAAACTTGGATATCTAAATGACtatgtttagatttaattattaattcggattttaaatttttgggttattttaatttacattatttttaaatttaatttatctcATCATCAagtgattttaagtttaaattattttgaatttgaacAATTCGACTTTGatgcttaaattttttaagtttaatcaTTTCAAGTTTGAAATACTTTCTAAGTGTATTGTGCTTAAATTATCAGGTTCTCTATTCTTTAGGACGTGGGAATacaaatgattttaaaacttCGGGGATTTTCTTTTTACCATTGCGGGATGCAATAGCCAAAATTCGAACCCTAAATCTTGAAATGTTACTCTTTTTTAAggcttttaaagaaaataatccGACTAATCCGAACCTGAACTGATTCAAATGGACACTAAATTAAAATCAGTTCACAACATAGCAAAAACACAGCAACATCCaaaggagagaaaaaaaaaagcaagagaCTAATTAAAGATGACAACAAATAATAGAAACAAAAGAAGCCAAGACTTCATATAATAGTTTGAATCATCATAGTTTGTTCTATGATTTTACAATATGAATCAATCAACCTCAAACCGAGTATTTTGATTGAATGACTCCGAGTtagtatataacatatatatataataacaacaTACTGAGATTTCATGCTCCAGTCCTTACAAATCGAAGGTTTCCATCTGAAGTCGGCTAAATAGAACACATGGAAaccaaatgatatatatatatggtgaggCCTCTCTTCTACTTCCCTGCTAATTtctgatatatataatatatatacaatactaGCTATCAttagaactttttttttttttttgataaatctaACCATTTCGAGCTTCTTTCGGACTTCATAGCTCCATTTTCAATTGATTCGAGTGCAACGACACTGTACAAAATCGGGATATAGAGTTAGTATTGTTTTCAGTGTATGTGGCATGAAAAAaacggtaaaagtatcatagactTATATTAGGAGTCGGATTGCACTTTGCCCCctcaaaaaatggacaaattagtaaTTGTATGTTAGTTCAAAAAGAATATAAGTCCTTTCTGTTAAAAGTTCCAttcatttgtattgttaaaaactaacaTAGCTGACGGAATAATCAGACAATGATACGTGACAAGCCAGGCGTACTCTTTGATTTAACGTACAAAGACTAATCTGTCCATTTTTTGAGTTGAGGGAGCAAAATTTAATTTAGCTCCTAGAACAGAGGCTTCCATGGAACTTTACtacttttaccaaaataaacttatcaacaaATCAGGTTGACACATTAAGGGTATCGAGAAAATTACCTGAGTTTGCAGAGGAATCATAGCTTAAAAGCGAGTTCTCCGGAGTTAAGTAATTATTGCAGACTTCTTCTCTCCCCCAAACAGGTTGCTGAAATGCATCAAAATGCAATTGCTGCGGATACTGTTGTCTGTTGCTGTTCAGTTGAACCTCGGGCCACATCACAGGCATAACCATGCCAGAAAAGTTACTGTCCATTAAAGATCCACTCTACACATAACGAAAGATGATCAAACATGTTAGTGCCTTAAGAAGAGAAACTCGACAGACAACCCGAAAATGCAACATCCTATAGATGCTTATACACAACATAACCTATTTTACAGTCAACTCACAGACTTCCTTTTATCATACAGTTTAATGAGTAGTTCTTTAAGATACTAACCCCCTGGAAGAAGCCGTGGACTAAAGCGTAAATGTAAACCCGTTTACGATTTAACCATCTATATACCAAGTTCATAAACAAGAAATCCGGAATGAAAAAGAATTTTACAAGAAACTTCCACCATATGAGTGCTTTTGCAAAGGCTAAATTCTTTGCAGCTAAGTTAGACTCGAGTGTGAGTGTTGGACTCAGTTATGTGCCAGACACAGATAaggttttccatgtatttggagggtcTTCGAAGGATTATATCTCTATACTTATACCCGAATATGTCAGACATAGGTATTTCATGTAAAATGATGAGTTAGAGCAACATAGCTTTGCAGAGCTATTTTTGTTGTGTGAACTGGGAGAATCACGAAAAGAGCTTTCACTTCCGAACTATAGGCTCAACAGATATGAAAAAAGGTGCCTTATACTTACTTCTGCCGTGAATACACTATCAAAGTTGAAATCAATTCTTGGGTTCACTGCAGCGAGTGTCATTGATAAGAACTGGAACCAAAGAAACATGAAAACCAGAATAAGACCAAGGGGATAGAAATGCATCTAAACAGCagcataaaacataaaacaaaacatgCCAATCTACTGtgatcttttcttaatttagcAAATTTTTCCAGTTACGGTTCAGAGGCCAAGCAAA
It includes:
- the LOC107922717 gene encoding uncharacterized protein, yielding MALTNMLRRRLFSRSFSSHDGPSRWTTPGHQERPNGYLFNRTPPPPGQSRKWEDWEFPCYVTSFLTIVILGVGLNAKPDLTIETWAHQKALEKLAAESSSSSSD
- the LOC107924839 gene encoding uncharacterized protein, which encodes MALTTMLRRRLFSRDFSSHDGPSRWTSPGHQERPNGYLFNRTPAPPGQSRKWEDWELPCYVTSFLTIVILGVGLNAKPDLTIETWAHQKALEKLAAESSSSSSD